TCGATTTCCCGGAAAATCCAGGGGCGGCCCTGGGCGGCCCGGCCCACCATGACCCCGTCAGCCCCGGTGTAATCCAGCACCAATTTGGCCTTTTCCGGGGAGGTGATGTCCCCGTTGGCGATGATGGGAATGGTGGCGGCGGCTTTGACCGCCCGGATGGTGTCGTATTCCGCTTCCCCGGTGTATTGCTGGCAGCGGGTGCGGCCATGGATGGTCAGGGCCCGGATACCGGCGGCTTGGGCGATTTTCAGAATGGCCAAGGCGTTACGGTTTTCTGCGTCCCAGCCGGTGCGGATTTTCAGGGTGACCGGAGTGTCGGGCACGGCCTGCACCACCGCTTCCAGAATGCGTTGCACCAGGGGCTCGTCCCGCAGCAGGGCGGAACCGGCCATCACATTGCAGATTTTCTTGGCCGGGCAGCCCATGTTGATGTCGATAATCTGGGCGCCCCGGCTCACGTTGTAGCGGGCCGCCTCGGCCATCATGGCCGGATCAGCCCCGGCGATCTGTACGGAAATGGGGTCCGCTTCCCCTTCGTGATTGGCCCGGCGCTGAGTCTTTTTGCTGCCGTAGAGCAGGGAATTGGAGGTGACCATTTCGGACACCGCCAGACCGGCGCCCAATTGCTTGCACAGCTGCCGAAAGGGCCGGTCCGTAACCCCCGCCATGGGAGCGACGAAGAGGTTGTTGCGCAAAGTGTGGCCAACAAATTCCATGGCGGCAAAAAGCTCTCGGTTCAAGCGGTTAGCAAGGGGCAACGGGCGCAAAGGGGGCGGGACGTGCCGGTGGGACAGGGGAGGCCGCGTTCTTGGAAAGGGGCGGCAAGGGGGCGAATTGTACTCCACCCGGCGCTTAAAAAATAGTCACCACCCCGGGTTGGGGTAGGATTTTCCCTACCCGGTTCCCTGGGATGGGGGTGCCCCCTCCCCAGGGGGCGTCCCCTACCTTTTAAGGCCAGGCCCGGGCGCCCCAGATCATGCGCTTGGCGACGAAATGGCGGGCTCCCGGAAAGAGATCCAGGGCGGTGAGGCCCAGGCCCCGGATCAGGCGTAGGCCGGGCTGGTCGTTGGAGAAGAGACGCACGATGGTGTCCGTAAAAAGGGCGCCTCCCTGCCGGTCCGCCCGCCGTCCGGCGGCATAGGCCGCCAGGCGCCCGGCTTCCCCTGGATCGTCTCCGGGCCGTCCGGCATTGAGGCGCCGGGCCAGTTCCCAGGCATCTCGCAGGCCCAGGTTAAAGCCCTGGCCGGAGACCGGGTGCAGGGTCTGGGCGCTGTTGCCCACCCACACTTCCCGGCCCCGGACCAGGGTGGGGCGCACCCGCAAGGCCAGGGGAAAGTGGGAGCGGGGGCCCACGGCGGTAAAGCGGTGGCGCTGGCCGAAGCGTTCCTGGAGCACGGCCAGGAAGGCGGTGTCGTCCAAAGCCAGGAGGCTGTCTGCTTCCTTTTCCCTGACGGTGAACACGATGGCGAAACCGTCCTCCAGGGGCAGGAGGGCCAGGGGGCCGCCGGGGGTGAAGCGTTCCCAGGCCCGGCCACCGTGGCTGCCCTCAATGCGGACCTCGGCCAGCAGGGCCTGTTGGCCGTATTCCCGCACCGGCACCTCCGGGTCGTCGTAGGGCGTGCCTTCCCCGTGCACCAGCAGGGGGGCGCGGAGGATCGTGTTCCCGGTGGGGCCGGTGAGCTGGACGGTCATGGCCCCGTCTTGGGCTTCAACCCGGGTGACCTGGTGGCCATGCCAGAGACTGAGGCCA
This sequence is a window from Azospira inquinata. Protein-coding genes within it:
- the dusB gene encoding tRNA dihydrouridine synthase DusB, which translates into the protein MEFVGHTLRNNLFVAPMAGVTDRPFRQLCKQLGAGLAVSEMVTSNSLLYGSKKTQRRANHEGEADPISVQIAGADPAMMAEAARYNVSRGAQIIDINMGCPAKKICNVMAGSALLRDEPLVQRILEAVVQAVPDTPVTLKIRTGWDAENRNALAILKIAQAAGIRALTIHGRTRCQQYTGEAEYDTIRAVKAAATIPIIANGDITSPEKAKLVLDYTGADGVMVGRAAQGRPWIFREIEHYLKTGQTLPAPEVREIHRILLAHLDDLYSFYGVEAGVRIARKHISWYTRGLVGSAHFRHHMNQLPTLEMQQQAVNDFFFSLADQGERLQYAPEAGEIPASEAAPRNLAA
- a CDS encoding FAD-dependent monooxygenase, which gives rise to MTPEPQTSQDTPAAPREAPEIIILGAGPVGMTLALALSRGGRRVALVDKAPRGSYGGDPRALALSHGARQLLGQLDAWNTAAATPIEEIHVSQRGGFGRTLMHARDYGLPALGYVLRYGAVAQALDARLDTAPGLSLWHGHQVTRVEAQDGAMTVQLTGPTGNTILRAPLLVHGEGTPYDDPEVPVREYGQQALLAEVRIEGSHGGRAWERFTPGGPLALLPLEDGFAIVFTVREKEADSLLALDDTAFLAVLQERFGQRHRFTAVGPRSHFPLALRVRPTLVRGREVWVGNSAQTLHPVSGQGFNLGLRDAWELARRLNAGRPGDDPGEAGRLAAYAAGRRADRQGGALFTDTIVRLFSNDQPGLRLIRGLGLTALDLFPGARHFVAKRMIWGARAWP